CCAGCTTCTCTTGATGAGGCCCTTCTGGGCGAGATTCTGGAGATGTTTGTGAACGGTCGCCGGCGAGGTCAGTTGAAAGTACTGGCCGATCTCGGCGATGCTCGGCGCATAACCGTTCTTCAGGATGAACTGGCGGATGTATTCGTAGATTTCGCGTTGCCTTCGAGTCAGGAACATGGGGAATCCTCCGTACGTTCGCTGTGCGCTCCATCCTGCCGGGGATTTTCCCGAGTCCAGGAAGTGACGGTTTCGACGTGGGCGGTCTGGGGAAACATGGGAACGATGGCGGCCGAAGCAAGCCGGTAGCCCTCTTCCCAGAGTTCGCGCGCATCCCGGGCGAAAGTGGCCGGGTTGCAGGAAACATAGACAATCCGCCGGGGGGCGAGGTTCAGCACCAGCGGGATGGCCTCGAGCGCGCCCTTCCGGGGCGGATCGAGTAGAACGAGGTCGGGCGGGCCGCCCAGTTCACCGCAAATTTCCTCGGGCCGGGTTTTTTCGGCCGCGCCGCGGAGGAAGCGGACGTTCCCGCTCCCTGCGCGCTCGGCGTTGGCCAGGGCGTCCTGATGCGAGAAGGGGTTCTCCTCGACTCCGATCACCCGGCGGGCGTTCAGCGAGAGCGGGAGGGAGAAATTGCCCGCGCCGCAGAAAAGATCCGTGACCCTCCCCTCGCCTTCCGCGCCCGCGGCGGCGAGAACGGTATTCACCAGAACCTGGTTTCCTTCCCGGTTCGACTGGACGAAAGCCTCGGGAGAGACCTCCATGGCGAGGGTGGAGCGGCCTGCCCCGCCGGGGATGTCCAGCCGGTATGCCGCTCGCCATGCGGGAGGTTCTCCGGGCGCGCGTTCGCCGGCGAAGGCGCAGGGCCACCCGGCCTGGCGCGCGAAGGTCTCCCACGCGGCCCGCATCCGCTTCGGGATGGGGAGCGAGGTCCCCGGCCGGCTGTCGCGGCTTCCGGGCGGAAAAACGAGGAGGCCCACCCCCTCGCCGGGAACCGGCCCCAGCGCCGTCACTTCCACCGCCTCGGCCCGGCGGGCGTCTTGGCTCTCTTCCAGAAGTTGCCGAATCGCCGGAAGGGCGCCCGCGATGGCGGGCTCGACGAGAAGGCAGGTTTCGAGCGGAACGATGCGCCGGCTGCCGGGGGAGAAAAAGCCGATCTTCCCCCGATGGATGTGAAACTTCACCCGCAGCCGGTAGCCGAACTCGGGAATGCGATCTTCCATAATGGCCGCCGGGGCGCCCGGCGTGAACTTGCCGATGCGTTGAATGGCGTCATCGAAGATGCGCCGCTTGGCCTGGTTCTGTCCGGCGTGATCCATCTGCTGGAGCGGGCATCCCCCGCAGTCGTGCCAGTGGAGGCAGGGGGGTTCCCGGCGCCATGGGCCCTCCTGCTGCACTTCCTCCAGCTCACCGAGAAGGAATTTTCCCTTGTCCTTGGAAATCCGGAAGCGGACGATATCGCCGGGAGCCGTGCGGGGAATGAAGATGACCCGGCCCAGAAGGCGGGCGATGCCGGCTCCGCCCGCGGCGATGCTGGCGATTTCGGCGGTATGGGAGGTGCCCGCGAGGAGGGGTTCGGGTGCCAGGATTTTCATTGAAACTCCAACCTTTTCGTTCAGGAACGAAAGAAAGTCATCCATAATACAAACAAATATCGAATGTTGTTGTCAAGCCAGTTTAATTGGTTGAAATATAATGGATTATATTTCAATTTCGCTGCGATGGCGGGCGGGAGAGCCCCTTGCCCGCAGATCAGAAGGAGAGCGCGTTGGGGGATGAGGCGTAAAGAATGTGGTCCTTTTTGTCTGGATGGATCGTGATGGTGGCGAATCGCCGGTATTGCCGCAGCTCGAGCGGGGCGATGACGAGGAGAAGATTTTGGGTGTTGGAAGGCTTGCCGCGGAGCAGGCTTTTGAGCCGGGCGTTGGTGAGCCGCTCTTTGTAGTAGCGAAACTCGAGCTGGTGGCGCCCCGGCGGGAGCTC
The window above is part of the bacterium genome. Proteins encoded here:
- a CDS encoding class I SAM-dependent RNA methyltransferase — encoded protein: MKILAPEPLLAGTSHTAEIASIAAGGAGIARLLGRVIFIPRTAPGDIVRFRISKDKGKFLLGELEEVQQEGPWRREPPCLHWHDCGGCPLQQMDHAGQNQAKRRIFDDAIQRIGKFTPGAPAAIMEDRIPEFGYRLRVKFHIHRGKIGFFSPGSRRIVPLETCLLVEPAIAGALPAIRQLLEESQDARRAEAVEVTALGPVPGEGVGLLVFPPGSRDSRPGTSLPIPKRMRAAWETFARQAGWPCAFAGERAPGEPPAWRAAYRLDIPGGAGRSTLAMEVSPEAFVQSNREGNQVLVNTVLAAAGAEGEGRVTDLFCGAGNFSLPLSLNARRVIGVEENPFSHQDALANAERAGSGNVRFLRGAAEKTRPEEICGELGGPPDLVLLDPPRKGALEAIPLVLNLAPRRIVYVSCNPATFARDARELWEEGYRLASAAIVPMFPQTAHVETVTSWTRENPRQDGAHSERTEDSPCS